A window from Mesorhizobium sp. WSM2240 encodes these proteins:
- a CDS encoding MarR family transcriptional regulator — MAKADKSATMSRLHSAARLSRTALAARLLSQGFYAGQDQIMLALDQQDGQTPGQLATRLGVRPPTITKTINRLQVQGFLEKRASDSDARQAHIFLTDAGRETIRGIEKSVRKTEKQAFRGLDKKEQKALSKLLSRIEANLNGAATVEIEDDLELED, encoded by the coding sequence ATGGCCAAGGCGGATAAAAGCGCAACGATGAGCCGGCTGCATTCGGCGGCGCGCCTGTCGCGGACAGCGCTGGCGGCGCGGCTCCTGTCTCAAGGGTTCTATGCAGGGCAGGACCAGATCATGCTGGCGCTCGACCAGCAGGACGGCCAGACGCCGGGCCAGTTGGCGACGCGACTCGGCGTGCGTCCGCCCACGATTACCAAGACCATCAACCGGCTGCAGGTGCAGGGCTTCCTCGAAAAGCGCGCTTCCGATTCCGACGCGAGGCAGGCGCACATCTTCCTGACAGACGCAGGCCGCGAGACGATCCGCGGCATCGAGAAATCTGTACGCAAGACAGAGAAGCAGGCGTTTCGCGGGCTCGACAAAAAGGAACAAAAGGCGCTGTCGAAGCTGCTCTCGCGCATCGAGGCCAATCTCAACGGCGCGGCAACTGTCGAGATCGAAGACGATCTGGAGCTTGAAGACTAA
- a CDS encoding intradiol ring-cleavage dioxygenase, whose protein sequence is MKARPQTTQFTRRQALGLIGVTAGGGAFLPPEALAADDSRFAGASLLMPGAGLCAITPETTEGPFYFDPELERQDITEGREGVELMLRLQVVDENCLPLPKARVDIWHCDATGHYSGYPGQGDGRDVDTTGEKFLRGVQHTDEKGLASFKTIYPGWYRGRTTHIHFKVFPDESSVMTGQIFFPDDLSEHLFTSVAPYNDRRGKRDVWNSQDGIARRAGPLSQAALRETQSAYEALMIIAVDAGA, encoded by the coding sequence ATGAAGGCCAGGCCGCAGACCACCCAATTCACCCGCCGGCAGGCGTTGGGCCTGATCGGCGTGACCGCCGGCGGCGGAGCGTTCCTGCCTCCCGAAGCGCTTGCGGCTGACGATTCCCGCTTCGCCGGAGCTTCGCTGCTGATGCCGGGCGCAGGGCTGTGCGCGATCACGCCCGAAACGACCGAGGGCCCGTTCTATTTCGATCCCGAACTCGAGCGGCAGGACATCACGGAAGGCCGAGAAGGCGTGGAACTGATGCTGCGGCTGCAAGTGGTCGATGAAAACTGCCTTCCGCTGCCGAAGGCGCGCGTCGATATCTGGCATTGCGACGCCACGGGCCACTATTCCGGCTATCCGGGCCAGGGCGACGGCCGCGATGTCGACACGACGGGCGAGAAGTTCCTGCGCGGCGTCCAGCATACTGACGAGAAGGGCCTCGCCTCGTTCAAGACCATCTATCCCGGCTGGTACCGCGGCCGCACGACTCATATCCATTTCAAGGTGTTTCCGGATGAAAGCTCAGTGATGACGGGGCAGATATTCTTTCCCGACGACCTCAGCGAGCACCTTTTCACCAGCGTCGCACCCTATAACGACCGTCGTGGAAAACGCGACGTGTGGAACAGCCAGGACGGGATCGCCCGGCGGGCGGGGCCGCTGTCGCAGGCGGCGTTGCGCGAAACGCAGTCAGCCTACGAGGCGCTGATGATCATCGCGGTCGACGCGGGAGCGTGA
- a CDS encoding HAMP domain-containing sensor histidine kinase → MRSSLFLKIYLTLLASLAAVAIASAAFVWLGQGEQETSWHSQRNAFIAAVIPPDMDRASLKATLDRLANAFDADIAVYDAGGRLIAGAGQPFPQDILNWRRRRGHDGDLHTMVMDLPDGRMVAARMESPFRYGGRNPLAYLAIIAGVIGLTAYPVVRHLTRRLERLRRGVDEWGSGAFVTRVPDDGSDEVAAVAKSFNRAADHVERLIEARRALLANASHELRSPLARLRMAIDLYEQAPDDRRKDEIVRNLAELDTLVEEILLASRLEHIDKLDHGEPVDLLALATEEGARNDVEVTGTPATITGDARLLSRLVRNLMQNALKHGRPPVTARVSRERYSVELRVRDHGPGIPEGEAARIFQPFYRPSGRSEMSGGWGLGLALVRQIAGHHGATVHYESPPDGGACFVVSFPADQAGD, encoded by the coding sequence ATGCGCAGCAGCCTGTTTCTGAAAATCTATCTCACGCTGCTGGCGAGCCTGGCCGCGGTTGCGATCGCCAGCGCGGCTTTCGTGTGGCTCGGGCAGGGCGAACAGGAAACGAGCTGGCACAGCCAGCGTAATGCGTTTATCGCCGCGGTGATACCGCCCGACATGGATCGCGCGTCTCTAAAGGCCACACTCGATCGCCTTGCGAATGCCTTCGACGCGGATATCGCCGTCTATGACGCGGGCGGCAGGCTGATCGCGGGCGCGGGCCAACCGTTTCCGCAGGATATCCTCAACTGGAGAAGACGCCGCGGCCATGATGGCGATCTCCACACGATGGTCATGGACCTGCCCGACGGCCGTATGGTCGCCGCACGGATGGAAAGTCCTTTCAGATACGGAGGCAGAAACCCGCTCGCCTATCTGGCGATAATCGCCGGCGTCATAGGATTGACCGCCTATCCCGTCGTGCGTCACCTGACCCGCCGGCTGGAGCGGCTGCGCCGCGGCGTGGACGAGTGGGGAAGCGGCGCCTTCGTCACGCGCGTTCCCGATGATGGCAGCGATGAGGTCGCCGCGGTCGCCAAGAGCTTCAACAGGGCAGCCGACCATGTCGAGCGGCTCATCGAGGCCCGTCGCGCATTGCTCGCCAATGCCAGCCACGAATTGCGCTCGCCGCTTGCACGCCTGCGCATGGCAATCGACCTCTACGAGCAGGCTCCCGACGACCGCAGGAAGGACGAGATCGTCCGCAATCTCGCCGAGCTGGACACGCTGGTCGAGGAGATACTCTTGGCGAGCAGGCTCGAGCATATCGACAAACTCGACCATGGCGAGCCGGTCGACCTGCTGGCGCTGGCGACCGAGGAGGGGGCACGCAACGATGTCGAGGTTACGGGCACGCCGGCGACGATCACGGGAGACGCGCGGCTGCTCAGCCGTCTGGTGCGCAACCTGATGCAGAATGCGCTAAAACATGGCCGCCCGCCGGTAACCGCTAGGGTCTCGCGCGAGCGGTACAGCGTTGAGCTGCGCGTGCGTGACCACGGTCCGGGCATTCCCGAGGGTGAGGCCGCCCGCATTTTCCAGCCGTTCTACCGGCCGTCGGGCCGAAGCGAGATGTCCGGCGGCTGGGGGCTTGGCCTGGCGCTGGTTCGCCAGATCGCAGGGCACCACGGAGCGACGGTGCACTACGAATCGCCGCCGGACGGTGGTGCATGCTTCGTGGTTTCGTTTCCGGCGGACCAGGCAGGCGACTGA
- a CDS encoding glutamine synthetase family protein, whose translation MHSPSGSTVEEASTFLDQHPEIEAFDIVLTDANGVGRGKIIRRHELAAIYEGGRHMPISILGLDITGEDVHETGLIWDSGDGDLRAWPIPGTLKPLYGTSPARGQVLMSMYHLDGSPMTSDPRHAMARQVRKLAERGLHPAGAFELEFFLLANERDAEGRVQPAGAVLDGRRSGKTEVYSVDHLHGMEPLFSDIYAAAKAQGIPAETVISEYAPGQYELTLHYRKDIMQAADDLVMLKRLVRAAARRHGVTACFMAKPIEKYAGSGMHLHVSMLDDAGRNIYSEAREGEWAPELLHSLGGLSATMPESMLVFAPHANSWRRFVAQSYAPIAPTWGVNNRSVALRVPAGDVKNRRIEHRPAGVDTNAYLVAATVLAGISKGLDEKLDPGPETTGNGYENAPKLDSAPGDWRSAIEAATASEFLKEALGPDLHRTFTAIKHAEYLRVARTVSELDYHLYLHEV comes from the coding sequence ATGCACTCCCCATCAGGATCGACCGTCGAAGAAGCCAGCACGTTCCTCGACCAGCACCCCGAAATCGAAGCCTTCGACATCGTGCTGACCGACGCCAACGGCGTTGGCCGCGGCAAGATCATCCGCCGCCACGAGCTTGCCGCCATCTATGAGGGCGGCCGGCACATGCCGATCTCGATACTCGGCCTCGACATCACCGGCGAGGATGTCCACGAGACCGGCCTGATCTGGGATTCCGGCGACGGCGACCTGCGCGCATGGCCTATTCCGGGCACGCTGAAGCCACTCTACGGCACCAGCCCCGCGCGCGGCCAGGTGCTGATGTCGATGTACCATCTCGACGGTTCGCCGATGACTTCCGATCCGCGCCACGCAATGGCCCGGCAGGTGCGGAAGCTGGCGGAAAGGGGCCTGCATCCGGCCGGCGCCTTCGAGCTCGAATTCTTCCTGCTCGCCAACGAGCGCGACGCGGAAGGCCGCGTCCAGCCGGCGGGTGCGGTGCTCGACGGGCGCAGGAGCGGCAAGACCGAGGTCTATTCCGTCGACCATCTGCACGGGATGGAACCGCTGTTTTCCGACATTTACGCCGCCGCCAAGGCTCAAGGGATTCCCGCCGAGACGGTGATCTCGGAATACGCTCCGGGCCAATACGAACTGACGCTGCACTACCGCAAGGACATCATGCAGGCGGCCGACGACCTCGTCATGCTGAAGCGGCTGGTGCGCGCGGCGGCGCGTAGGCACGGCGTCACCGCCTGCTTCATGGCCAAGCCGATCGAGAAATATGCCGGCTCCGGCATGCACCTCCACGTCTCGATGCTCGACGATGCCGGCCGCAACATCTATTCCGAAGCCAGGGAAGGCGAATGGGCGCCGGAGCTGCTGCATTCGCTCGGCGGCCTTTCAGCGACGATGCCCGAATCCATGCTGGTGTTCGCCCCGCACGCCAACTCCTGGCGGCGCTTCGTGGCGCAGTCCTACGCGCCGATCGCGCCGACCTGGGGCGTCAACAACCGTTCGGTGGCGCTGCGCGTGCCGGCCGGCGACGTGAAGAACCGCCGCATCGAGCACCGCCCGGCAGGCGTCGACACCAATGCTTATCTGGTTGCCGCGACCGTGCTCGCCGGGATCTCCAAGGGACTGGACGAAAAGCTCGATCCCGGACCGGAGACGACCGGCAACGGCTACGAGAACGCGCCGAAGCTGGACAGTGCGCCGGGTGACTGGCGCTCGGCCATCGAAGCCGCGACGGCATCCGAATTCCTGAAGGAAGCGCTCGGACCCGACCTCCACCGCACCTTCACCGCGATCAAGCATGCCGAGTACCTTCGCGTGGCCCGAACGGTGAGCGAACTGGATTACCACCTCTACCTGCACGAGGTTTAG
- a CDS encoding response regulator transcription factor, producing the protein MAEQVLIVDDDTRLSAMLADYLAGNGFAVHTAATATAGIADLGRRAPDAVILDVMLPDIDGFETCRRMRAVSDVPILMLTAKGEETDRIVGLELGADDYLPKPFNPRELLARLKAILRRRNGGTGSTPRILRFGRLEIDPGSRSVRIDGRECAMTSYQFDLLLALAENAGRTLSREQLMDMVKGEELEAFDRSIDVHVSRIRAAIESDPKHPRRIITVRGAGYVFARFQDDEK; encoded by the coding sequence GTGGCGGAACAGGTTCTGATCGTCGACGACGATACCCGCCTCTCCGCCATGCTTGCGGATTATCTCGCCGGAAACGGCTTTGCAGTCCATACCGCGGCGACGGCGACGGCGGGCATCGCCGATCTCGGCCGCCGCGCGCCGGATGCCGTCATTCTCGACGTCATGCTGCCGGATATCGACGGGTTCGAGACGTGCCGGCGGATGCGTGCGGTTTCGGATGTTCCGATCCTCATGCTCACCGCCAAGGGCGAGGAGACGGACCGCATCGTCGGGCTGGAACTGGGCGCGGATGACTATCTGCCGAAACCATTCAATCCGCGCGAATTGCTGGCGCGCCTGAAGGCGATCCTGCGCCGCCGCAACGGCGGCACAGGATCCACTCCGCGCATCCTCCGCTTCGGCAGGCTGGAAATCGATCCCGGCTCTCGTTCTGTCAGGATCGACGGCCGCGAATGCGCAATGACCAGCTACCAGTTCGACCTGCTTCTGGCGCTGGCCGAAAATGCCGGACGCACGCTTTCGCGCGAGCAACTGATGGATATGGTCAAGGGCGAGGAACTCGAAGCATTCGACCGTTCCATCGATGTGCATGTTTCGCGGATAAGAGCGGCGATAGAGAGTGACCCGAAACACCCGCGCCGCATCATCACAGTGCGCGGCGCCGGCTACGTGTTCGCGCGGTTCCAGGACGACGAGAAGTGA
- a CDS encoding LacI family DNA-binding transcriptional regulator gives MLAEGGAGEGELAQKIKLSTIADALGVSTATVSLALRDSPLVAGMTRDRIKEHARAIGYIYNRRAASLRTSRSGIVGVVVHDIMNPFFAEILRSIESELDRSRQTFILSNHYDQLEKQRTFIDTLLQLGADGVIMSPAIGTPPEDILMAEENGLPAVLIARTVEGAEVPVFRGDDAYGTGLATNHLISLGHKRIAMIGGTDQTSTGRDRFQGYMTAMENAGLEVKPHWRIPGPRTKQAGFEAASQFLALKDKPTAACCWNDLVAIGLMNGIARAGLVPGVDISVTGYDDLEEAAIATPALTTVWNGQREVGRRAASALLDKLNGQSVRPSQELIRPELHVRQSTGKPLERG, from the coding sequence ATGCTGGCTGAGGGTGGAGCCGGGGAGGGCGAACTGGCGCAAAAAATCAAGCTTTCGACGATTGCCGACGCGCTCGGCGTTTCGACCGCCACCGTGTCGCTCGCTCTGCGCGACAGCCCGCTTGTCGCCGGCATGACGCGCGACCGCATCAAGGAACATGCGCGCGCCATCGGCTATATCTACAATCGCCGGGCAGCCAGCCTTCGCACCTCGCGTTCGGGCATTGTCGGCGTCGTCGTCCACGACATCATGAACCCGTTCTTCGCCGAGATACTGCGCTCCATCGAAAGCGAACTCGACCGCAGCCGGCAAACCTTCATCCTGTCCAATCACTACGACCAGCTCGAAAAGCAGCGCACCTTCATCGACACGCTGCTGCAACTCGGCGCCGACGGTGTGATCATGTCGCCCGCCATCGGCACTCCGCCGGAAGACATTCTGATGGCGGAGGAGAACGGCCTGCCGGCGGTGCTGATTGCCCGCACAGTGGAAGGCGCGGAGGTGCCGGTGTTTCGCGGCGACGACGCCTATGGCACCGGGCTCGCCACTAACCATTTGATTTCGCTCGGACACAAGCGCATCGCGATGATCGGCGGCACCGACCAGACCTCGACCGGCCGCGACCGCTTCCAGGGCTACATGACGGCGATGGAAAATGCCGGGCTGGAGGTCAAGCCGCACTGGCGCATTCCGGGACCGCGCACCAAGCAGGCCGGTTTTGAAGCCGCAAGCCAGTTCCTGGCGCTGAAGGACAAGCCGACGGCTGCCTGCTGCTGGAACGATCTCGTCGCCATTGGCCTGATGAACGGCATAGCGCGCGCCGGCCTCGTGCCGGGCGTCGACATTTCTGTTACCGGCTACGACGATCTGGAGGAGGCGGCTATCGCGACCCCGGCGCTGACAACGGTGTGGAACGGGCAGCGCGAGGTAGGTCGCCGCGCGGCCAGCGCCCTGCTCGATAAGCTCAACGGCCAGTCGGTGCGGCCATCGCAAGAACTGATCCGGCCGGAACTGCATGTGCGCCAGTCGACCGGCAAACCGCTGGAGCGCGGGTAA
- a CDS encoding aspartate aminotransferase family protein — protein MDETSAIKGGISLARISALRESQAAIFGKARPKTSAAIGKGMAGFLGGVPMHWMNDWPTPFPILVDRAEGATITDVDGNQLDDFCLGDTGSMFGHSPKPVARAIRRQSRRGLTYMLPSADALAIGPLLAERFGLPHWQIATTASDANRFALRVARAVTGRAKILVFNGCYHGAVDETFVRLEAGRAVNKPGLAGEFRDLTQATKVVEFNDVEALEQALADKDVACVITEPVLTNSCMVLPEPGFHDALRRLTRGTGTLLLIDETHTISTGPGGYTRRHGLEPDLFVLGKPVAGGVPASIWGMSEDVAARYAAYSREKEPGYSGIGTTLSANPLQFAAMRATLEEVMTEANYAHMEGLAARLERGLAAAIAECALPWHVMRVGARVEFICAPGPLRNGAEAYSAHAPELEAAIHVALVNRGCLIAPFHNMMLVSPATTKRQVDRLIAAFGDIAAELAA, from the coding sequence TTGGACGAAACATCGGCGATCAAGGGTGGCATTTCGCTCGCGCGCATCTCCGCGCTGCGTGAAAGTCAGGCCGCCATCTTCGGAAAGGCGCGGCCGAAGACCTCGGCCGCGATCGGCAAGGGCATGGCCGGCTTCCTGGGCGGCGTGCCGATGCACTGGATGAATGACTGGCCGACGCCGTTTCCGATCCTGGTCGACAGAGCCGAAGGCGCGACGATCACGGACGTCGACGGCAACCAGTTGGACGATTTCTGCCTCGGAGACACCGGCTCGATGTTCGGCCATTCGCCGAAGCCTGTGGCCCGCGCCATCCGCCGCCAGAGCCGGCGCGGCCTGACCTACATGCTGCCTTCCGCGGATGCTCTGGCGATCGGACCGCTGCTCGCCGAGCGTTTCGGCCTGCCGCATTGGCAGATAGCCACGACAGCGAGCGACGCCAATCGCTTTGCGCTGAGGGTGGCACGCGCCGTCACCGGCCGGGCGAAGATCCTGGTCTTCAACGGCTGCTATCATGGCGCGGTCGACGAGACCTTCGTCCGGCTTGAGGCCGGCAGGGCGGTCAACAAGCCGGGCTTGGCCGGCGAGTTCCGCGACCTGACGCAAGCGACGAAGGTCGTCGAGTTCAACGACGTCGAGGCGCTGGAGCAGGCACTCGCCGACAAAGATGTCGCCTGCGTCATCACCGAGCCGGTGCTGACCAATTCATGCATGGTCCTGCCCGAGCCCGGTTTTCACGACGCGTTGCGCAGGCTCACGCGCGGGACGGGAACGTTGCTGCTCATCGACGAGACGCACACCATTTCCACGGGTCCCGGCGGCTACACGCGCCGTCACGGTCTCGAGCCGGACCTGTTCGTGCTCGGCAAGCCGGTCGCGGGCGGCGTTCCGGCCAGCATATGGGGCATGAGCGAGGACGTCGCCGCACGCTATGCAGCCTATAGTCGCGAGAAGGAGCCCGGCTATTCCGGCATTGGCACCACGCTTTCGGCCAATCCGCTGCAATTCGCCGCCATGCGCGCCACGCTGGAAGAGGTGATGACCGAGGCGAACTATGCCCACATGGAAGGGCTCGCCGCGCGGCTGGAACGCGGTCTGGCGGCGGCGATTGCCGAATGCGCCCTGCCCTGGCACGTCATGCGGGTCGGCGCCCGCGTCGAATTCATCTGCGCGCCCGGCCCGCTTCGGAACGGCGCCGAGGCATATTCCGCCCATGCGCCCGAACTGGAGGCGGCGATCCATGTGGCGCTGGTCAATCGCGGCTGCCTGATCGCGCCCTTCCACAATATGATGCTGGTCTCGCCCGCGACGACGAAGCGCCAGGTCGACCGGCTGATCGCGGCATTCGGCGATATTGCCGCCGAACTCGCGGCGTGA
- a CDS encoding WD40 repeat domain-containing protein: MPTVAPLDLSGHCIAAAFLNGVPHFALADGTIHRLDHGHKTSQANDGLLCATLDLTGAKLITGGEDGKIFATGPDGETTALAEAGRKWITSIAAGPQGAIAFATGKTATVRFADGRTKEFVHPRSVEGLAFAPKGMRFGVARYNGATLHFPATEGKPVELEWAGAHTGITFSPDGNFVVTTMQENALHGWKLADGKHMRMTGYPAKVKSLSWSARGKWLASSGAPAAIVWPFSGKDGPMGKAPLELGTRGNSMVTCVACHPSEEIVAIGYHDGMIIAARFADAKEVLLRRPGKGAVTSMMWDEDERRIAFGSEAGDCGVIDITG; this comes from the coding sequence ATGCCCACAGTCGCTCCCCTCGATCTTTCCGGCCACTGCATCGCCGCCGCCTTCCTGAACGGCGTGCCGCATTTCGCGCTCGCGGACGGTACCATCCACCGCCTCGACCACGGCCATAAGACATCGCAGGCCAATGACGGGCTGCTCTGCGCCACGCTCGACCTGACGGGCGCGAAGCTGATCACCGGCGGCGAAGACGGCAAGATTTTCGCCACCGGCCCGGACGGCGAGACGACGGCCCTCGCCGAGGCCGGCAGGAAATGGATCACCAGCATCGCCGCAGGCCCGCAAGGCGCGATAGCCTTCGCCACCGGCAAGACCGCGACGGTTCGGTTCGCCGACGGGCGCACGAAGGAATTCGTCCATCCGCGCTCGGTCGAGGGCCTGGCTTTCGCGCCCAAGGGCATGCGCTTCGGCGTTGCCCGCTATAATGGCGCGACGCTGCATTTTCCGGCTACCGAGGGCAAGCCGGTCGAACTCGAATGGGCAGGCGCCCATACGGGTATTACCTTCTCGCCCGACGGCAATTTCGTCGTCACGACGATGCAGGAAAACGCCCTGCACGGCTGGAAGCTTGCCGACGGCAAGCACATGCGCATGACCGGCTATCCCGCCAAGGTCAAAAGCCTGTCGTGGAGCGCCAGGGGCAAATGGCTGGCGAGTTCGGGCGCGCCTGCGGCTATCGTCTGGCCGTTTTCTGGCAAGGACGGCCCGATGGGAAAGGCGCCGCTGGAACTCGGCACGCGCGGCAACTCGATGGTCACCTGCGTCGCCTGCCATCCAAGCGAAGAGATCGTCGCCATCGGCTACCACGATGGCATGATTATCGCCGCGCGGTTCGCCGACGCCAAGGAGGTGCTGCTGCGCCGCCCCGGCAAGGGTGCAGTGACCTCGATGATGTGGGACGAGGACGAGCGGCGCATCGCCTTCGGCAGCGAAGCCGGCGATTGCGGCGTCATCGACATCACTGGTTGA
- a CDS encoding Spy/CpxP family protein refolding chaperone: protein MENDDLNSASSDTSAPSGGKGWGRRAAIGGVAAIAAIGAIGLAGAASGEFGRNFGMGHFGMGEHMMHARIGGMGFGERGMSHVLDEIDATPEQEERLWAIIDAARSEMRPMFREFRDTREAVADILGAPTLDHAAAEKLRSERITAIDQASRKMTTALLDAAEVLTPEQRAKLVEHFKERRWHNRW from the coding sequence ATGGAAAACGACGATCTAAATTCCGCGAGCTCGGACACAAGCGCTCCCTCCGGCGGCAAAGGCTGGGGGCGACGCGCCGCAATCGGCGGTGTCGCCGCGATTGCAGCCATCGGCGCCATCGGGCTCGCCGGTGCGGCCAGCGGCGAATTCGGCCGCAACTTCGGCATGGGGCATTTCGGAATGGGCGAGCACATGATGCACGCTCGCATTGGAGGCATGGGATTTGGAGAGCGAGGAATGTCACATGTGCTCGACGAGATCGACGCGACGCCCGAGCAGGAAGAAAGACTGTGGGCGATCATCGACGCCGCGCGCAGCGAAATGAGACCGATGTTCCGGGAGTTCAGGGATACGCGCGAAGCCGTTGCCGATATCCTCGGCGCCCCAACACTGGACCATGCCGCTGCCGAAAAGCTTCGCAGCGAGCGCATCACGGCGATCGACCAGGCGTCGCGCAAGATGACGACGGCCCTTCTCGACGCAGCCGAGGTGCTGACGCCGGAGCAGCGCGCGAAACTCGTCGAACATTTCAAGGAGCGCAGATGGCACAACCGGTGGTAA
- a CDS encoding DMT family transporter, which translates to MNAPENRPEAATPVSAILLVFGAGLLFSFLDTSAKYLVLSGMAAPFVSWMRFAVHVVLVLILFRSWNNPAMFRVKSLPRQILRGLFLFGSTIFNFAALKTLQLAETMSIYFFAPMVITALAGPLLGEWAGWRRWMAVIAGFIGVLVITRPGVGVFEIGHVFAICSTLCYCSYVIMTRHMAGSETAESLIFYSALAPVVMMSPVVPYTASLPAEPFHWVILISLGFFGGVGHWLLIKAYRQATTTALAPYPYLQMVWMIGLGYLVFGQLPDGWTLGGAAIIVASGLYIVHREHRLRLASRTAPNAEDAELAKKL; encoded by the coding sequence TTGAACGCACCTGAAAACAGACCCGAAGCCGCCACCCCAGTGTCGGCGATCCTGCTCGTATTCGGCGCGGGCCTGCTGTTTTCCTTCCTGGACACGAGCGCGAAATATCTGGTGCTGTCGGGCATGGCGGCGCCGTTCGTTTCGTGGATGCGCTTCGCCGTCCATGTCGTGCTGGTGCTTATCCTGTTCCGCAGTTGGAACAATCCAGCGATGTTCAGGGTGAAAAGCCTGCCGCGCCAGATCCTGCGGGGCCTGTTCCTGTTCGGCTCGACCATCTTCAACTTCGCGGCGCTGAAGACGCTGCAGCTCGCCGAAACCATGTCGATCTATTTCTTCGCGCCGATGGTGATTACCGCGCTGGCCGGGCCGCTGCTCGGCGAGTGGGCCGGCTGGCGCCGCTGGATGGCGGTCATCGCCGGCTTTATCGGCGTCCTCGTCATCACGCGCCCCGGCGTCGGCGTGTTCGAGATCGGCCATGTCTTCGCCATCTGCTCGACGCTCTGCTACTGCTCCTATGTGATCATGACCCGGCACATGGCCGGGTCTGAGACCGCCGAAAGCCTGATCTTCTATTCCGCCCTCGCACCGGTCGTAATGATGTCGCCGGTGGTGCCCTACACGGCGTCGTTGCCGGCGGAGCCCTTCCATTGGGTCATCCTGATTTCGCTCGGCTTCTTCGGGGGAGTTGGTCATTGGCTGCTGATCAAGGCTTACCGGCAGGCGACGACGACGGCGCTCGCGCCCTATCCCTACCTGCAGATGGTCTGGATGATCGGCCTCGGCTATCTGGTTTTCGGCCAACTGCCCGACGGCTGGACGCTGGGCGGGGCCGCCATCATAGTGGCGAGCGGCCTCTACATCGTCCATCGCGAGCACCGGCTGCGCCTTGCCAGCCGCACTGCGCCCAACGCGGAAGATGCGGAGCTGGCAAAAAAGCTTTGA
- a CDS encoding GTP-binding protein: MSDAQTQIPVTVLTGYLGSGKTTLLNRILSENHGKRYAVIVNEFGEIGIDNDLIVESDEEIYEMNNGCVCCTVRGDLIRVVEGLMRRPGRFDAILVETTGLADPVPVAQTFFMDEDVRSKTSLDAVVALVDAKHLPLRLKDSREAEDQIAFADVVVLNKTDLVTPEELRDVEAAVRAINPAAKIHRTTRAGVKLDEVLDRGAFDLKRALENDPHFLEAHDHDHHDHDHDHHHHHDHDHHHHGAVSPIHDVTVQSVSLRGGEMDQKKFFPWIEKITQMEGPNILRLKGIIAFKDDPERYVVQGVHMIVEGDHQRAWKEGEKHESRLVFIGRELDAERLKKSFDACQAA, encoded by the coding sequence ATGAGCGACGCACAGACGCAGATCCCGGTAACAGTGCTCACCGGCTATCTAGGCTCCGGCAAGACGACGCTGCTGAACCGCATCCTTTCGGAGAATCACGGCAAGCGCTACGCCGTGATCGTCAACGAATTCGGCGAGATCGGCATCGATAACGACCTGATCGTGGAATCCGACGAGGAAATCTACGAGATGAACAATGGCTGCGTGTGCTGCACGGTGCGCGGCGACCTGATCCGCGTGGTCGAGGGCCTGATGCGGCGGCCCGGACGCTTCGACGCCATCCTCGTCGAGACAACCGGCCTCGCCGACCCGGTGCCGGTGGCCCAGACCTTCTTCATGGACGAGGACGTGCGCTCCAAGACCAGCCTCGACGCGGTGGTGGCCCTGGTCGACGCCAAACACCTGCCGCTGCGGCTGAAGGACAGCCGCGAGGCCGAGGACCAGATTGCCTTCGCCGACGTGGTGGTTCTGAACAAGACCGACCTTGTGACGCCCGAGGAACTGCGGGACGTCGAGGCGGCTGTCCGCGCCATCAATCCGGCCGCGAAGATCCACCGCACCACGCGTGCAGGGGTTAAGCTGGACGAAGTGCTCGATCGCGGCGCTTTCGACCTGAAGCGTGCGCTCGAAAACGATCCGCATTTCCTCGAGGCGCACGATCACGACCACCACGACCATGATCACGATCATCACCATCATCATGATCATGACCACCATCACCACGGCGCGGTCTCTCCCATCCATGACGTGACCGTGCAGTCGGTCTCGCTGCGCGGCGGCGAAATGGATCAGAAGAAGTTCTTCCCGTGGATCGAGAAGATCACTCAGATGGAAGGACCGAACATATTGCGGCTGAAGGGCATCATCGCCTTCAAGGACGACCCGGAGCGCTACGTCGTCCAGGGCGTCCACATGATCGTCGAAGGCGACCACCAGCGCGCCTGGAAGGAAGGCGAGAAGCACGAGAGCCGGCTGGTTTTCATAGGCCGCGAGCTCGACGCGGAGCGTCTCAAGAAGAGCTTCGACGCCTGTCAGGCGGCCTGA